CATGTCACAAACAGAATGTAAACATGCATATACAACGAAAGAAAAGCAGCTAACAAAGATTTGCTAATGGATGTGAATCTTCCGGGAATGGCATTTCAATTATTGCCAAAAAGGCACCCAGAATTTTGTTTTGGATGTGCATTAATAAGAAGAATTTATTCCCCGTGGATTTTTTTCTCACGTGGAACTGATCCAGGTCCAGCAAAAACTTTGTGAGTATAATATATAGGGAAGGTCTATATGCCGACTTGGATGAATCCACCTAGAGAATCTTTTTCTCACTCGTTAGTATACACTGTATATGTTATAATCATAATTTCACACGCGttgttcatatttttatattatgttcaCATTTAACGCATGAAATGAATAATGTATACAATGATATACACTAATGAGTATGCAATAATCAATGTTGATCGTAAGCATGTGACGTGTGCACATAGGCATACACCCATGTTGGCTTTAGCACGTGCAAACCAGCCTTGTGAATGAAATTCTCTATAGCCACCTAGCTTTCAAAAAACAGCTCCCGCCTCCCCCTCATAACACCTCGCTAGCTAGAAAATGAATATGGAGAAGGAATAATGTCTCTCATCTCAAGTGTTCTTTTCTGATAATGCATGAGGAATCGTGTAAAGAAAGGGTATGAGTGGAATTTTAGTTAAATGTAGTGCATGCTCTTAGCAGTGTCAACCTCTGTGTAAGTCCCCTTCCAAAAGAATAATTCTAGCATAGCagagaaataagagagaaaGTCTTATCTAAAgctttcagaattttttttttctacttctgGAACTTAAGGAAACAAACCATCACCAGGAAacggaaaagaaaaatatagtaGTACCCCACAAATGACACCTTAAGGCTCTTACCCAGTAGTATATAAAGCCTTCCAACCCTAAACACCAAAACCACCAACTGTATTGACAATCCCTTCTACTGCTAGTACAACCAGTGCTTGCAGCAGGGTGCTACTTTAACACTACTAGTGCCAAAGCCCTTCATTTCCTTAAGGTGAGCTTCTTAATTCAGTTTATCCTTGCAATCCTAGCTAGTTTTGGTAGATGAACATTGAGTTCAAGAGCATagggttttggaataatgctgcCTAACTTGTAAAGTTCAAGACTTCAAGTAGCATGTTATGAGCTAAGGTGCAGTTTCAGCGGCCTAGCCACTAGGTGTACTAAATAAGAAGTTATCTCACATGCAATTAATAGGAACCCTCTTTAAGCTTCATAACATGATCCTTTCCATTTCACTTGAAAAcggttaaaatttttttattttttatagtgtaCAAGAGTGTCAGGTTATTTAAAGTCTGTTTAGTTGGTTAGTTCCAAttaacattttcacattttaaataacCTTACATtcaacacactttttcatccactaatatattaaaaacacccaaacaacaaTACTCAAACTAAGCAACTAAACATGCTCTGAAATGTTCTAATTTTAGGGAGTTACTTATTCCATAACTAGATACAAGGATGAATAATGGTTGATTTTACTTTGTTATCTCATTTTGTATGTTATCAATACAGAAAAATGAGCTGGTCAGGAGGAGATTGGATATGCAGTGCTTGCCAGCACTCGAATTTCAAGAAAAGGGATACTTGCCATCGCTGTGGATACCCGAAGTATGGCGGCCCCGACCCAACAACGTATATGAGCAACAGGACTGAGGTGTTGGCGGGGGACTGGTACTGCAATTGTGGTGCTCACAACTATGCCAGCCGATCAAACTGCTTTAGGTGCAGTgcatataaaaatgactatgcTGCCGTGATGGGTTCTGGAGGTTATGGATCAGATTGCAGTGCCCCACCTGGATGGAAAAGTGGTGACTGGATTTGTTCTAGGTGATTTCACATACACTACTTGATTATATTATTATTCTACTACATTATAACTAAATGTCCAGGGCATTGACTCCTAATAATTGCAGAACACAAAATTTCAGAATTAGTGTGCACTTCCCCACTctctcatgcattgcattaaCACTAAGGTCCTAGTCTAATATGAGTGCACTTTGAATTGAACAGAATGGGATGTGGAGTACACAATTATGCTAGCAGGACAGAATGTTTTAAATGCAGGACACCAAAGGAATATGGTAAGTAAAATTAATTCAGTCATTTTACTATTTCCTGTTTCTTAACAAATGCTACTTGTTTTCAGTTCCTTAACACATTTATCCCTTCTATTTTCAGGTGGTGGAATGTAACCAATAAGATTTTAAGAAGTTTCTCCAGTGAGATCCCTAAATTCTCTTTGCATCTGATCCCTCATTAGACACCACCTTTTTTTGTTCTACTTTCCTTCCGAAGATAAGTAACCTTTAGGTCATGGTTGAAGGCTCTTTTTAGACCACAATAACCATGCGCTTGTATTAGAAGGGTTTCTTCCTTTATATGGTGCAAGGTGTTCTTACATAAAGCTTAAGAAATCTCTTTTTATCCTTGATTAAGGGAGATACTAAGTATACAATAACTGTCaaaatctccctctctctctctctccctctctctctttgtgtgtgtgtgtgtgtgcatgtgtgtaaAAGTTGATACTACTTCTGTGAGGTGGTCCAAACTAGTTGCCACGATCAACATATAGAAATTCAGGACTTGATCATGGTATGGACCATTAGGGCTTTGGATTCAActaatgcaaaaaaaagaaaaaaaaaaagaaaaaaaaaagatcataagatattaaaagaataaaaaaatattcaaggaACCCCATTGAGTTGTTCACTTCAAAAGACATACTTTCTTTCGGAGCAATAATCTATGATCCCTTTAAGCATCAAATCGCCCCCAGAAATATATACAGATAAGAACCAGATGCCTTGCTTTATGAGGATAGGCGCAAAATCGAAGCTCAAAGTGAGTCTCATACTCAAATCCAACCTCCCCCGCTTTAGCCTTCCATTTTAATGATTAGCACTAAAATATAGCCCTCAAAATTCACTTCTCCTTTGGCCATTGCATGCTAGCTAATGACAAGATTGGTATCGCGAATCTACATTTAATTACTTCCActgtttgattttaaaaagtttCCATATTCCAACTAAATTAAGCTTAGAACGTAATTAGCATGTCTTAGGTTTCCCTCATTGACTAATGACCAATTTGTGAGCTCCTATAATATTGGTCAGAAAAGGTACTATATACATGCTATTGTCTTCATTCTGCAATCCATCGCTTAGCTTTTAAAAGATTCTGGCTTCCTACTCTAAGTTATCTCTAAGTTTACGTGCTTTGCATATGTTAAGCAAGAGGCCAATATTAAATGCACTAGTTCCCCAGTACACAGCATGGGTTCATATGCAGGACCAGCTACAACTTTTGAATGCcttgctttttcttttgttatttatatattagtttATCCTTTTTGGGTATCTATGTCAAGGAAAAAGGAGTCAAATTAAGGAACATATTATATTAAACTGTAGTCCTAGATTCGAACACAATACCTCTGTCTATCTAGGTTCCTCCATATCATATATGAATGTACATGATATACATGtggttttaaaaaacaaaacaaaaaccaaaagcaAAAAGAGTTTGCAAAATGCATGCAACTCATGCATGTCATCGCTATTTCCTGAAActgtttatactttatactgCCCTTTGGTTGCTATTCTGATCTTGACCCTTCAAAATGTTTCCTAAGAGGATCGAACCTCACGGTGAAGCATCGTTACATTTTGATTAAACTGGTGTTAACTGGTTAAGTTGAAGTAAACTTAGCAATCCACCTGTCATGAAGTGGAGCAAGAAACATGCATGTTGGAAAGCAATATCTGAACGGTCTGCAACTTTCTTTACAATCATAATTTTATCTTGCTTTCTTTGCCATTTTCACTTGAAGAGGTAATCTTCTTTACATTTGCAGAAGCAGTGATCATGAGATAGATGCTCTCACACtaacacacaaaacaaaactatcTCCTAAATCTCATGCTTGCTGTATCTTTTAATCCCTAAAAATTACTATCTATAAAGAAACCCCATTACAAATAGTTTTCTCCTCTCCCAATACGTAGGTGGAcaagttgggtcaaaaccaccTATGAGAACCATGACTGAAGCAGATATTAAAAGAATTTGGTACAAAGAGTAGGGATGAGAAAGCACTCTCTACAAGCTAAGGTTGTGAATCTCAAGGTGGATATTTAATTGCCGATGTAATCTCCTAAACTCCTAAACTAAGGGATTCACAATggagttttaattttattaaaaagaaaaccttaaaaaatataCCTATTTATTAATATGTTAAAAGAGTACATCAAATGCTTAAAGAATTGCAAGATTTTAGTCATAAGTATAATCTGTAAATTAAAGAAAGACACACAACtttatttcataattataatataaagaCAAAAGCCTTATAGTTGAATTGTCATCTCTTTATACACAAAACACCTGGAGTTTTAGAGGGAAAATAGTTCAAACTGCGAGGTTAACAGCATATTataattatctataaaaaaaaaattacaatataaaataagaaagtaaaaaaagaaaataacctaTTTTACATCCTAAAGACTAGGTTTAGAAATTAAGCTTTTAGGTGAGAAGATATTAAATACTCACCATGTCTAACCTAAGTCGGTATAGCCCgcattttttgtagtgtaaaCGATCCattattttga
This genomic stretch from Castanea sativa cultivar Marrone di Chiusa Pesio chromosome 1, ASM4071231v1 harbors:
- the LOC142622903 gene encoding RNA-binding protein involved in heterochromatin assembly dri1; translation: MSWSGGDWICSACQHSNFKKRDTCHRCGYPKYGGPDPTTYMSNRTEVLAGDWYCNCGAHNYASRSNCFRCSAYKNDYAAVMGSGGYGSDCSAPPGWKSGDWICSRMGCGVHNYASRTECFKCRTPKEYGGGM